A stretch of the Phycodurus eques isolate BA_2022a chromosome 15, UOR_Pequ_1.1, whole genome shotgun sequence genome encodes the following:
- the ambp gene encoding protein AMBP: MQKTVFLALVQVLAWTWTIQALVLPEPFYPTQENFDLTRFLGTWHDVAVAKTYPNMEYHKKDSSIGQLVLQRGTAENKLQMTRTVLKDGICKEKHGDYNLTSTPGHFRFEKWDKEVDTFVVHTNYEEYALLVSLKERSQGQSHITVKLYSRTMDVRDTVLDDFKRMVREQGMCDDTIIIKQNKGDCVPGEQEEEPTTLPERKKRDVAPTMALAEMEMDGSGDDTLMFNGSEACTLGPEAGPCFGMHQRYFYNSSAMSCQVFKYGGCLGNKNNFKSERECLQRCRTEAVCRLPLTAAACTGEPLSWSFSSIIGECVPYKPGFCQTNGNKFYSKAECDEYCGVKGAQILEEE; encoded by the exons ATGCAGAAAACTGTCTTTCTGGCTCTCGTGCAAGTCCTGGCATGGACCTGGACCATCCAGGCTCTTGTTCTCCCAGAACCTTTCTACCCTACGCAGGAGAACTTCGACCTAACCAGG TTTTTGGGGACTTGGCATGATGTTGCCGTGGCTAAGACATACCCAAATATGGAATACCACAAAAAGGATTCATCCATCGGCCAGCTGGTGTTGCAGAGAGGAACCGCCGAGAACAAACTGCAGATGACCAGAACCGTACTCAA AGATGGGATCTGTAAGGAGAAACATGGAGACTATAATCTGACTTCAACACCAGGACATTTTCGTTTTGAAA AGTGGGACAAAGAAGTGGACACCTTCGTGGTGCACACAAACTACGAGGAATACGCCCTCCTAGTATCACTCAAGGAGAGATCCCAGGGCCAGAGCCACATCACAGTGAAGCTTTACA GTAGAACCATGGACGTGAGAGACACGGTGCTGGATGACTTTAAAAGGATGGTCAGAGAGCAAGGGATGTGCGACGAcaccattatcattaaacagAACAAAG GTGACTGTGTTCCTGGAGAGCAGGAGGAAGAGCCGACAACTTTGCCTGAG aggaagaagagggaCGTAGCACCCACCATGGCGCTGGCAGAAATGGAAATGGACGGTTCTGGCGATGACACGCTCATGTTCAACGGATCGG AGGCGTGCACTTTAGGGCCGGAAGCGGGGCCGTGTTTCGGGATGCACCAGCGCTACTTCTACAACTCCAGCGCCATGAGCTGCCAGGTGTTCAAGTATGGAGGCTGTCTGGGAAACAAGAACAACTTCAAGAGCGAGAGGGAGTGTCTGCAGAGGTGTCGCACCGAGG CTGTGTGCCGTCTCCCGCTGACCGCCGCTGCGTGCACGGGGGAGCCCCTCAGCTGGTCCTTCAGCTCCATCATCGGCGAGTGTGTGCCTTACAAACCCGGCTTCTGCCAGACCAACGGCAACAAGTTCTACAGCAAGGCCGAGTGCGACGAGTACTGCGGTGTTAAAG GTGCACAAATCCTGGAAGAAGAGTGA